The Mesorhizobium koreense genome includes a window with the following:
- the ntrC gene encoding nitrogen regulation protein NR(I), with the protein MSAHGQILVADDDAAIRTVLNQALSRVGHDVRITSNATTLWRWVAAGEGDLVITDVVMPDGNAFDLLPRIKKMRPELPVIVMSAQNTFMTAIRASEHGAYEYLPKPFDLNELLNIVGRALSEPRSGGRDLRVEEQPESMPLVGRSPAMQDIYRVLARLMQTDLTVMISGESGTGKELVARALHEYGRRRSGPFVAINMAAIPRDLIESELFGHEKGAFTGAQARSIGRFEQAEGGTLFLDEIGDMPMEAQTRLLRVLQQGEYTTVGGRTPIRTDVRIVAATNKDLRTLINQGLFREDLFYRLNVVPLRLPPLRERSEDIPDLVRHFFQQAEREGLHPKRIAAGALERMKRYPWPGNVRELENLIRRLAALYPQDEISTEIMEAELKTGEDAAIAASEGATADDITIGQAVERYLQGYFASFGREMPPPGLYQRILAEVEYPLVLASMTATRGNQIKAAELLGVNRNTLRKKIRELGVNVYRGSRGD; encoded by the coding sequence ATGAGCGCGCACGGACAGATCCTCGTCGCCGACGATGATGCTGCCATCCGCACCGTGCTCAACCAGGCGCTTTCACGCGTCGGACACGATGTCCGGATCACCTCCAATGCAACGACACTCTGGCGCTGGGTGGCGGCAGGTGAGGGCGATCTTGTCATCACCGACGTCGTCATGCCGGACGGGAATGCGTTCGACCTGTTGCCCCGTATCAAGAAGATGCGGCCCGAACTGCCAGTCATCGTCATGAGCGCGCAGAACACGTTCATGACGGCCATCCGAGCCTCCGAACATGGCGCATACGAATATCTGCCGAAGCCGTTCGATCTGAACGAACTTCTCAATATCGTCGGCCGGGCACTATCGGAACCAAGAAGCGGCGGCCGCGACCTGCGAGTCGAGGAGCAGCCGGAATCGATGCCGCTCGTCGGCCGCTCGCCTGCGATGCAGGATATCTACCGCGTGCTGGCGCGGCTGATGCAGACCGACCTGACCGTGATGATCTCGGGTGAATCGGGCACCGGCAAGGAATTGGTGGCGCGCGCGCTTCACGAATACGGCCGGCGTCGCAGCGGTCCGTTCGTCGCCATCAACATGGCGGCCATTCCACGTGATCTCATCGAATCCGAGCTCTTCGGTCATGAAAAGGGCGCCTTTACCGGCGCGCAGGCGCGGTCGATCGGCCGCTTCGAGCAGGCCGAGGGCGGAACGCTCTTTCTCGATGAGATCGGCGATATGCCGATGGAGGCGCAAACACGACTGCTGAGAGTGCTGCAACAGGGCGAATATACGACGGTCGGAGGCCGCACGCCGATCCGGACGGATGTGCGCATCGTCGCGGCGACCAACAAGGATTTGCGTACGCTCATCAATCAGGGCCTCTTCCGCGAGGACCTTTTCTACCGCTTGAATGTGGTGCCGCTCCGGCTGCCGCCTCTCAGGGAGAGGTCGGAAGATATTCCAGACCTTGTCCGCCATTTCTTCCAGCAGGCTGAACGGGAAGGGTTGCACCCCAAGCGCATCGCCGCCGGCGCACTTGAACGCATGAAGCGTTATCCATGGCCGGGCAACGTCCGCGAACTGGAAAACCTCATTCGTCGTCTGGCGGCGCTTTATCCGCAGGACGAAATATCGACCGAGATCATGGAGGCCGAACTCAAGACCGGCGAGGATGCCGCCATTGCCGCCAGTGAAGGGGCGACGGCCGACGATATCACCATCGGTCAGGCGGTGGAGCGCTATCTTCAAGGCTATTTCGCATCGTTCGGGCGTGAGATGCCGCCGCCCGGCCTCTATCAGCGAATCCTGGCGGAGGTCGAATATCCGCTTGTTCTTGCTTCCATGACGGCGACCCGGGGCAACCAGATCAAGGCCGCGGAATTGCTTGGCGTGAACCGTAATACGCTGCGCAAGAAGATCCGCGAACTCGGCGTGAACGTTTATCGTGGATCAAGAGGCGATTAG
- a CDS encoding two-component system sensor histidine kinase NtrB, producing MSIAPARRLPSVDPARIVLDTIRHPVIMLGPDDLIIFANADAEDFFRASAVFLGRHKLASFVPFGSPLLTLVEQVRERRAPVNEYRVDISSPRLGPEKIVDIYVAPVPELAGAVVVMLQERSMADKIDRQMTHRGAARSVTGLASMLAHEIKNPLSGIRGAAQLLESVVSDDDRALTRLITDETDRIVSLVDRMEIFSDERPIERSAVNIHSVLDRVKAIARNGFARHIRIVEDYDPSLPPVFGNRDQLIQVFLNLVKNAAEAIGREEGGEVTLSTAFRPGIRLSVPGTQDRVSLPLEFCVHDNGSGVPDDLLPILFDPFITSKPNGSGLGLALVAKIVGEHGGVIECESSPRGTTFRILMPAWKGAPGAADAEGTMEIGQ from the coding sequence ATGAGCATTGCCCCGGCGCGCAGATTGCCGTCCGTCGATCCCGCCAGGATCGTGCTCGACACGATCCGCCATCCCGTCATCATGCTCGGGCCGGATGATCTCATCATCTTCGCCAATGCCGACGCGGAGGATTTCTTCCGGGCGAGCGCAGTGTTCCTGGGGCGACACAAACTCGCGAGTTTCGTCCCCTTTGGAAGCCCGCTTCTGACCCTCGTCGAACAGGTCAGGGAACGCCGCGCGCCGGTCAACGAGTATCGCGTCGATATTTCCTCGCCGCGCCTCGGTCCGGAGAAGATCGTCGATATTTATGTTGCGCCGGTGCCGGAACTCGCCGGTGCAGTGGTCGTCATGCTGCAGGAGCGGTCGATGGCCGACAAGATCGACCGTCAGATGACGCATCGTGGTGCCGCGCGCTCGGTGACCGGTCTGGCGTCCATGCTGGCGCATGAGATCAAGAATCCGCTCTCCGGCATCCGCGGCGCGGCCCAATTGCTTGAAAGCGTCGTTTCCGACGACGACCGGGCGCTGACACGACTGATCACCGACGAGACCGACCGGATCGTATCGCTGGTGGACCGCATGGAGATATTCTCCGACGAGCGTCCGATCGAGCGCTCGGCAGTCAACATCCATTCCGTGCTCGACCGCGTGAAGGCGATCGCCCGCAATGGTTTTGCCCGCCATATCAGGATCGTGGAAGATTACGATCCTTCGCTGCCGCCAGTCTTTGGCAACCGCGACCAACTCATCCAGGTCTTTCTCAACCTGGTCAAGAACGCGGCGGAAGCGATCGGCCGCGAGGAGGGCGGTGAGGTCACGCTTTCGACCGCGTTCCGGCCGGGGATCCGGCTTTCAGTGCCGGGGACCCAGGATCGCGTGTCGCTGCCGCTCGAATTCTGTGTGCATGACAATGGTTCCGGCGTTCCGGACGATCTGCTGCCTATCCTCTTCGACCCCTTCATCACTTCAAAGCCGAACGGCTCGGGTCTCGGCCTTGCGCTCGTAGCGAAGATCGTCGGTGAGCATGGCGGCGTTATCGAGTGCGAATCGTCGCCGCGCGGCACGACATTCCGCATCCTGATGCCAGCATGGAAGGGAGCCCCCGGCGCGGCGGATGCCGAAGGCACCATGGAGATCGGGCAATGA
- the dusB gene encoding tRNA dihydrouridine synthase DusB, with protein sequence MEKNAPNLSNAGSKLAEPLLVGNVRLRNRVFLAPLSGISDAPFRERAFAHGAGMVVSEMVASGELAKGRDKSTLRVRRSGIFPHVVQLAGREACWMAEGARIAVGEGADIVDINMGCPARKVTGGYSGSALMRDLDHALSLIDAVVKAVEVPVTLKTRLGWDEQVLNAPILARRAEAAGISMITIHGRTRCQFYTGRADWRAIRHVKEAVGIPVVANGDIQTVEDAARALEYSGADAVMMGRANCGAPWTAAAIGAACGAEEARDVPRSRAALLDYIIGHHEAMLLLYGLESGLRQARKHLGWYLDRHARGATIELRSRILTATDPSMVARLLCEAFDDERPNAGKIAA encoded by the coding sequence ATGGAGAAAAATGCGCCGAATTTAAGCAATGCAGGGAGCAAGCTGGCTGAGCCTCTTCTCGTCGGCAACGTGAGGCTACGCAATCGTGTCTTCCTGGCGCCGCTTTCCGGCATAAGCGATGCGCCATTTCGCGAGCGTGCCTTTGCGCACGGCGCCGGCATGGTCGTATCGGAAATGGTCGCCAGCGGCGAGCTTGCCAAAGGCCGCGATAAATCGACCCTGCGTGTCAGGCGTTCCGGTATCTTCCCGCATGTCGTCCAGCTTGCCGGCCGTGAAGCCTGCTGGATGGCCGAGGGAGCGCGCATCGCGGTGGGCGAGGGGGCCGATATCGTCGATATCAACATGGGTTGCCCGGCAAGGAAGGTAACCGGCGGTTATTCCGGTTCGGCGCTAATGCGCGATCTCGACCATGCCCTCTCCCTGATTGACGCGGTTGTGAAAGCCGTCGAGGTTCCGGTCACGCTGAAGACACGCCTCGGCTGGGACGAGCAGGTGCTCAACGCACCGATACTGGCGCGCCGCGCCGAGGCCGCCGGTATCTCGATGATCACCATCCACGGACGTACGCGCTGCCAGTTCTATACCGGCCGGGCGGATTGGCGCGCCATCCGCCACGTCAAGGAAGCCGTGGGGATACCTGTCGTCGCCAATGGCGACATCCAGACAGTCGAGGATGCCGCGCGCGCGCTCGAATATTCCGGAGCCGACGCGGTGATGATGGGTCGGGCGAATTGTGGCGCGCCTTGGACGGCGGCGGCGATTGGCGCGGCCTGCGGTGCTGAGGAAGCGCGGGACGTGCCGCGCAGCCGAGCCGCGCTCCTCGATTATATCATCGGCCACCATGAGGCGATGCTCCTGCTCTACGGTTTAGAGAGCGGGCTGCGCCAGGCGCGAAAACATCTTGGCTGGTATCTCGACCGTCATGCGCGGGGCGCCACCATCGAACTGCGCAGCCGGATCCTGACGGCGACCGACCCGTCCATGGTCGCCCGCTTGCTCTGCGAGGCGTTCGACGACGAAAGACCGAATGCAGGAAAGATAGCGGCATGA